TCATTGGTTTGTCCGCGGAATTGCCCTGCTTTTGGCCATTATGTTGTGGATGATCGTAAACTTAGAGCCAGAGCAAGGCAATTCCAGTGAAGCAGTACAGCCTACTCGAATTATCGAGAGCGCAAAGGTCAAAGCTTATTATGATGCTGATAATTTTGAGATTACCAACAAATTACAATCTGTTAAAGTAGCAGTGGAAAGTAACAATCCTTTTCTAAAATATAATATCTTTGATAACTACGAGGTATTTATAGACGCCAGAGGTTTAGCAAGTGGAGCACATCGTTTGCAGGTGCAGTCGCGTGGATTCCCTGATGGATCAAAAGTGACCATAACACCTGATTATATTGATGTAACATTAGAAGAAAAACAAACGGTGGAAATGGATGTCCAAGTCGAGAAAATTGGCAAGGAAGCGGATGGATATGAGTTAAAACAACCTATTGTGAAACCATTCCGTGTACTGGTTACTGTTCCAGCAAGTCAGGTTAAGAAGATTGGTGTAGTAAAGGCTGCTGTCAATGTAGATGGAGCGACCGATACTGTTTCTAGTAATGCGCAATTGAAAGTGTATGACAAGCAAGGAAATCAGATGACGGGAGCAGAAATTTCACCGCTTGTAGTCGAAGTTAATATACCGATGACAAGTCCGTCCAAAATGGTTCCACTCAAATTAAACTTGACGAATGAGCTACCAGATGGATATAGTTTGGCTAGTATAACGATGAACACACAAGAGGTGACGGTATACGGACCAAATGAAGTGATTAAACCTTTGGATACCTACTCGGGTCCAATAATTGATCTTAAAAATATTACTTCAGATCGGGTACTTCAATTAAAAATGCCGTTGGCGCCAAAAGTGGTGAAGGTAGACCCAGATACGTTGGATGTCACACTGAAGATAGTGCCATCCGAAACCAAAAAATTGGAGAACGTACCATTGAGGGTAACCGGACTCGCTGAAGATTTGGTTGCCAAAGTTGTTACAGCGGATGGACAGGAATTAAGCACAGTAAGCTTCGATGTGATCGGTGCTCCTAACATCCTAAAAGACCTCACGGCAAATGACATTCAAATTGTAGCAGATGTAAGTTCGCTACCTGTAGGTGTGCATGAGATTCCGCTGGTATATAATAACAATTTACCAGATTATCTCAAGATAGCATCGAATGCACTTAATCAGGTCACGGTAGAAATCACAAAAAAACAGTAGGAACATAGCCTATTACGTGTACTAGGAAAGAAATGAGGGACAAGGATGGGGAAGTATTTCGGAACAGACGGCGTACGTGGGGTTGCTAATACGCAGCTTACACCTGAATTGGCTTTTAAAATAGGTCGAGATGGTGGATACGTACTGACAAGACACAAAGAGGAAGGCAAACCAAAGGTAGTTATTGGTCGCGATACCCGTATCTCTGGTCAGATGCTGGAGAGTGCTCTAATCGCAGGTCTTCTCTCTGTAGGTGCAGAAGTAGTTCGTTTGGGAGTAATTTCTACGTCTGGCGTAGCTTATCTGACCAAAGCTTTAGGGGCAGATGCCGGTGTCATGATTTCTGCTTCACATAATCCATTTGAAGATAATGGAATCAAATTCTTTGGTAACGATGGCTTTAAACTGTCAGATGAAGACGAAAATGAGATTGAAAGATATTTGGATACACCAGAGGATACATTGCCACGCCCAACAGGGGACAAAATCGGTACTGTAATCGATTATCTGGAAGGTAGCCAGAAATACCTTTCTCATCTCAAAAGTTCTGTAAATGAGCGTTTTGAAGACATGAAAATCGTCTTGGATTGCGCAAATGGAGCCGTATCTTCTTTGGCAGCGAGATTATTTGCAGACGTGGAAGCAGATGTAATTACGATTGGTGCAAGCCCGAATGGCATCAACATCAATGATCAATGCGGATCAACACATCCAGAACGTTTACAGGAAGAGGTTGTGAAGCATAAGGCTGTATTGGGGCTTTCCTTTGACGGAGATGCAGATCGTTGTATAGCGGTCGACGAGAACGGTGAATTAGTAGATGGCGATTATCTAATGGCTATCTGTGCGCGTGCTCTTAAACATAAGGGCAAACTAAACAACAATACAGTAGTGACGACCGTAATGGCTAACCTTGGCTTCTTTAAAGCAATGGAAGAGCAAGGCATCAATAGTACACGTACAGCTGTAGGCGATCGCTATGTAATGGAAGAAATGGTCCGTGGGGGCTATAACCTGGGTGGGGAGCAATCTGGGCATATTATTTTCCTAGATTACAATACTACCGGGGATGGCTTATTAACTGGTCTGCAACTGCTTAATGTCATCAAGGAAACAGGCAAACCATTGTCTGAACTAAAACAGATGATGACTAAATTCCCACAGCTATTAGTAAATGTGCGTGTGGAAGATAAGACAAAGCTGAATGGCAATGTAGCTATTGAGCAAGCGATTAAAGAGGTAGAGGAAAGTCTGCATGGCAATGGTCGAGTGTTGGTCCGTCCTTCAGGTACAGAGCCAATCGTCCGCGTAATGGCAGAGGGTCCAGATGCTGCTGAACTAGAGGTTATGGTTCAAAAAATCGTAGAGGTTGTTAAAAAAGAATTAGCATAAAGGTAAATATAGGTAAAAGGGGGCGGCTTAGGTCTGCTCCCTTTTTTATGTCCAGAACCTTGATAAGGCAACATTTCTACTGCCATTTTTCATGTGACACATTTAGTCCTACACCTGCATAACATAAAGAGTGGGGAAATCTTAGCAATTTATCATTAATTTATGAGGATAGTAGCGGAAAAGAGATATTGTCCCCCACACAAAGCTGTGCTAAAGTAAGAAAGTATTTGATTATCATAAAAAGGAGGGGAAAGAGGATTCTCATTTTTAAGAACACAAATATCTTTTAAAAGCGCCAGCACTGTGGCTGCCCGACATGGAGCACAGTGGACGAGGTGGAGGTTTATCGAAATGTTCGGCGGATGCCTCCCGGTCATATATCAAGACCGTAAGCTCAGTTACAAAACATAGGGGCAACCTTATGGACAAAATCTGAGTATGATATTCACAATTACCTTATAGATAAAAATTTGCAAAGGAATGACGGGGGTACACCCCGTTAGCAAATTCAGTTGGGTCGTACCCCTGTCCACTAGAGAGGGGTTTCTATTACTATGTGCGGAATCGTTGGATATATTGGAAGTAAACAGGCGCAGGATATCGTTATTGGAGGTCTGCGTAAGCTGGAGTATCGTGGGTATGACTCTGCAGGGGTAGCAGTAATGACGGAGCAAGGTTTGGATCATGCAAAATCCAAGGGACGGATTGCTACGTTAGAAGAGCGTCTAAGAGACAGACCACTAGCGGGAATGGTTGGAATTGGCCATACTCGTTGGGCAACACACGGGAAGCCTTCCGATGAAAACTCTCATCCTCATTTAGACAAAACGCATAAATTTGCAGTTGTTCATAATGGGATTATTGAAAACTACCTGACTATCAAGGAAGAATTGATAGCAAAAGGATATAAGTTCCTGTCTGAAACAGATACAGAGGTCATCGCTCATCTATTGTCTGATTTATATGATGGCGATATCGTAGCCACAGTGCGTAAGGCTATACAAAAAATGCGCGGTGCCTATGCACTTGGTATCATGACAGAACACGAACCAGATAAATTAATTGCAGTACGTTTGGCAAGTCCACTAATCGTGGGTATTGGTGAAGGGGAAGCGTTTATCGGCTCTGACATCCCAGCTATTTTGGAGCATACACGTGATATGTACATTTTAAATGAAGGCGAAATGGCTGTTTTAACTCGAGATAATATCCAGTTGACAGTAGCAGAGACAGGCGAGCCTGTTGAGCGTGAGATTTTCCATGTAGATTGGGACTTGGTGCAAGCAGAGAAGGACGGCTATGACTCCTTTATGTTAAAAGAGATTCATGAGCAGCCAAAAGCAATGCGAGATACAATTGGTTCCCGTATTGATCCGGAAAACAAACGTGTACTATTACCAGAGATGAAAATGACTCCAGAAGAGCTAGCTGCTTTTGACAGAATGTACATCGTAGCATGCGGTACTTCTATGCATGCTGGCCTCATTGGGAAAGAAGTCATTGAGAAGCTGACACGCATTCCTGTCGAGGTAGCGATCGCTTCAGAATTTAGATATCGTGACCCGATCTTCACAGATAAGACGTTAGTGGTTGTCATCAGTCAATCAGGAGAAACAGCAGATACGCTGGCAGCTCTACGTGAAGCGAAGAAACACGGCGTGAAGGTAATGGCAGTAAGTAACGTAGTAGGCAGCTCAGTAGCTCGTGAAGCAGATGAGGTTATCTATACATGGGCGGGACCAGAGGTGGCGGTTGCTTCTACAAAAGCTTATACATGCCAAAGCTTGGCTCTGTATCTGTTTGCGCTTTATCTTGCACAGGTGAAAGGAACACAAACAGATGCACAAATCGCTGAGATTGTCGATCACCTATTAGAGATCCCAACACAAACAGCTAACATTCTAGAAATGGAAGAGAGCCTACGTAAGGTAGCTACTTCTGTAACAAAGGATGTTCAAAACCTGTTCTTCATCGGACGTGGTCTGGACTATGCTGTGACGCTGGAAGGCTCCCTGAAGCTAAAAGAGATTTCTTATATTCATTCCGAAGCGTACGCAGCGGGAGAATTAAAGCACGGTACCCTAGCTCTCATTGAAGAGAATGTACCTGTGATTGCACTGGCTACTCAGCCAGACCTATTTGACAAGACGGTATCCAACATCGTTGAGGTCAAAGCTCGCGGCGCCTACACGCTAGGCTTCGCATTTGAAGGAGATACAGAATTGGCGAAAACAGTGGATGAAGTGGTGTATGTGCCACGCACCCTGCCGATCCTGTCTCCTGTATTAACTGTCATTCCGTTGCAATTGCTTGCTTACTTTGCGTCTACAGCTCGTGGCCTGGATGTGGATAAACCACGGAACTTGGCTAAGAGTGTGACGGTGGAGTAGGGATTTGTTTTTTGTAGATTTGAAATAAAGTTGCACCGTTTATAAAAAAGTTAAACCGTTTTGAAAAAAGTCGAATCGTTTATAAAAAAGTTGCACCGTTTTACCCCTTTAGATATGATTATCTAAAGGGGTGCTTTTATGTCGAAAAGAAAAAGAACATCTGAGATTGAACAGTGGATTAAACAAGGTCGAGGGACCGGTATTGGAGTAGATTATAAACCTTGGTTAAAGATTCAAGATGTATCTTCAAAGGGTCGTTCAACTCGTTTAAAAGGAATAAAAACAAACAGACAGCATGAATTTCTGTCGGATTTAGAACGCAATTATTTTTATTTAACTGAGTATTCAAATTATATTGTTGATATCCGGGAACAATTTCCTTTACTACCGTTAGAAGAAACCATTGTTATTGCAAACGAGTTAGGTATAAATCATCCTACTGACCCTAAAACTGGTAGTCCGATTGTGATGACAACTGATTTTTTATTAACAGTTAATAAAGGACAGAATGTGACTGAAGTAGAAGGTAAGGCCAAGAGTAACTCGAGTTAATAGAAAATTATGTGTAGGCACTGAAGAACAGCAGTCTAGAAATATAATTCTTGAGGGCGAAAATCTTCAGGGGATGGTCACCTTGTATAAATATAGAGAACAAGTAGATTTAATTTTGACAGATCCACCGTATAATACTGGGCATTGATGATAATGAACTATTTCACTTAGGAATGGTGATGAATGAAGTATTTGGTGAGGAAAATAGAATAGGGATTATTAATTGGCAAAAGTCTTATTCTCCTAAAAATGATAGTAAGCATGTGTCAACGGCTGCAGAGTACGTATTGGTATATGCTAAAGATAAATCTATTGCTAAGACAGGGTTATTACCACGAGAAGATTCTACTAACTCGAAGTATAAAAATCCTGATAATGACCCAGAGGGACTCTGGAGAAGTAGTGATGCGACAGTGGCAACGGTTACAAACAAAGATAGCTATGCAATTCAGTCCCCTTTTACAGGGGGACTACACTATCCAGGTTCTAGGTCATGGACAAACCCTAAAAAATCAATGAAAAGGTGGTTAGAGGGTTGGGGCTCAACATATGTGGAAAAAAAATTAGATGATGGGCGAGTGAACGAATGATGAGAGGGATGGGAAAATGAGCGATACAAGGACCAAATTGATGCTGGATTTGCAAAGAATTGAGAAGGATGAGTATCAGTTACGCGAAGGTGAGCAGCATCAAGATTTCTTACCTTTGTTACTTCAATATATTGGCGATCCTCAGCCAGAATTACGGGATAACCTGATTTATCCGATGTTTTATATGTGGATTAAGGAAGAGAATAGGTTCAGTGGAGAGGAGTTGCGTAGCCTCTTAACTGTTCTGACTGATGAGAACCATTTGTTCTATAATATTGGCAGCGAGGATGATCAGTCAGTTTTTACAAGGACGTTCTCTGCCTTGCCTATCGCTTTGATTGTGCAACGCCACAGACAGAATCCATTTTTCAATCAAGCGGAAATTGAGCAAATAATGCATGCAATGATCCGTTATTATAAAGAGGAGAAGGATCTGCGAGGTTACCTTTCAGTAGGAGGCTGGGCTCACAGCGCGTCTCACGGTGCGGATGTTTTTGTCGAGCTGGTGCAGTGCGAGGAGAGCAGCGTCGCAATGCTGCGTGAGGTTCTTGTCGCTATTTCTAGCATGCTTCATAATGGTAGACACATTTTTAGCGATGAGGATGATGAGCGGTTGGTCAACATCGTGGATACGATGATTGACAAAGAATTACTTCCACATCAAGAAATCGCTGATTGGATTAGCGGCTTAGCGCAATGTTGCAATTTGCCGAGAAGTCGCAGTCAGGTGATTGCTCGCGTGAACAGCAAGAATTTTTTACGCAGTCTCTATTTCAGAAGGGGACAAGATAGCCGAGGGAATGAGCTTAACACTGTCATGCTTGGTACTGAGGCAAAATTGAACAGGTTTTCTATCAGTTAAAGGATTAGAGGGGCTGTCCCAAAAGCCATGGGAAATTGGCTGAGGGATTGCCCCTTTTTATGTACAAAAAGAAACCATCCTTTGGTAAAATGGAAGTACCACCCACCACGCACAAAAGGAGAGGCAAGTATTCCAGATTTACAAAAATTCCAGTGAGGGTTTGAACATCATTGATTACCAGACAGTAGAGATTGAACCAATTAAAAACAGCAAATTAATTTACGGTAAAACTGACTTTGCTAAGCTTGAATCGTATTTAATTAAATGGGGAAGGCCAACGAGTCTTACATAAATAGAAGATATTTCTTTAAGTTTCGGTATTATATAATAGCGGTTTCCAACATTCTTTACATGGTAATTTCTAGTGGTTTTACACTTACTTTTTTTCGATCTTATCATGTGTCACGGCAAGCCTAGTAATATCAACAAAATTGGTTCACGACTTTTTTATCACCCGACAATGTTGTTGTCTAATGACAATTCAGTCATGACCTAGAAACCTGTATTTTTTTAAACAAGGTTTTTGATATTAAAAAAAAGTAAGTTATTTCTCTAGATTAATATCGTTAGAGTGTGTTTCAATTTTCGTTTAGTTAAAAATGGCAGTCACAGAATTACTACTGTGACTGCTTTATAAAAGGTTGACCAAAGCCTTGGTTCTTTGTTTGACACCCTCTGGCATGTTCCTCCATTAAAGGGCGCTTTAATGGAGGAAATATCATAGAAATGATCAAACTTTTTTATAAAAGAATGATTCAATAAAATATATTAAGAGCGTGTTTTGATTAATCTTTTTTCAAAACACGCTCTTTCTTTTTGCTTGTTTATCAAGGCTATTAGTATTAATTTGATCAATCTTTATTCTAAAGCTACAATTTGTTGTGAGTTGTAATATAGTTTGTCACTGATAGGAATATATATTATCATCTGTAAGAAAAAATGAAATTGAAGTAAGACTACTTTAGAAAACCACAAAAATAATTAAAAATGAATGGCTTCGATCTTTCTTATCAAAGGTCGAAGCCATTAGTTGTTTAAGGGAATATTATTCGAAACTAAGTCCGTTAATCCGTTATCATGACCGAAGGAGTAGCTGTCCGCACGAAAATGATAGCATCAAAAGCTTTTGCTGGAATCATCTGTAAAGTATACATCTTTTCAATTTTTCCATACAATCCACTAAAGACTGCACCTATTGCACTGATGGGCTGAGTTCTATTCAGATATGCGGTGAAATTTTCATCATGTCTTGCCTTTGCAAAGTCCAGGAATCCATCCTTCATGTTTGTATGTGCAAACAGAACAGCTAGCCGATCTTCTCCACTATTTTTTACATAAAACTCTTTTCGCTCATTGGTAGTGGCCTCATTAGCAATGAAGGAGCTTTCGTAGAATTCACTTCCTATTGCGTAATATTGGTCCCCTAAGGTTTTTGCGAGATATGCTCCCATGCAGGTTGTCATTCCCATGGAAGTGGAGGTTTTTTCAATGTGTCCATTATGTCCTGTTATGAATATGTTTTCGCGACCGTAATATTTCTTTTCAAATGATAAAATCCATATCACTTTTGCCGCCATATAGTGATCACGGGTATTGTTATAGTTCGCATTTGTTCCGCGCAGTGTAGCGTTTTGCTTGATAGCCTCGGCAAAGGCTAGAGCCAGCTCATATTCTTTCGCAGAGCTTTTTGCGGTATAAACGGATTTGTTTTCTTTCATCCGCTCCATCAAGTTTTTAATATGGGAGAGCCCCTCCTGTACGTTGGCCTGCTTTTGATCATACACCGTTTTATCATTCAGATTCGTAAGTGCAATCTCATACTTGGAGGCAAGTGTCGGATCAACCTTTTTTAAATAGGAGAATAGCCCGTTTTTGTTATGGTCATAGCGTTGCATGTCAAAACCATAAAAATGAATTTTATCTTTTGCATCCCGATGCTCATTATAGGAGCGCATCCAAGATAGAAGGGCTGCCATTTCTTGCGTATTGTAAATCGTAAATCCGATTGCTTTTGCAGCATCTTGCGCAGTTCCGTTGCCTCCTAATATGTATTCATTGACCTTTTGTCCTCCGCCGAAATCACCTTCTATCGCAAATACGCGATATCCTTGTTTTTCCACCAGATACTTAAAAATATCTGACTTTAGCGTAGTAAATTGCTTGTTACCATGTGTAGCTTCTCCAAACCCGATGATGGTTTTCGAAGGAAGTTCCATTTTTGAAACAGGAACAAGGTTAGATTTCAATGACTGTTGTAACGTGTTGGGTGATTCAGAACGGAAACCCGTGAATACACTCATCATGATGAACAAGCTGATTACGATCAGGAGATTTTTTTTCATATCGTTCTCTCTTTCTAGAGCTGATCATTCGTTTTTAATTGGATGAAAGGTGACAATCGTGTATGTCATCTTCTCGCTCGGATTGATAAAACGTACAAGATTCATGTTGTGGTTTGTCTTACTATTTACACTATTATACTCCTTCCTGATGTCGTTTAACTACATTGAATTGATTTCGCAGTCCCCGCCCTTTACATCCTATCCTACCCGGCCGGAAACAGATTCGCCCATCTGGTGGAAAGTACAAACAGCAACTATTCTCTTACTTAATAGGCATGGGCAACTCGGAAGAAGATGCCAAAGACTATGTCCAAGCGGTATTCATAAGCGCATATAAGCATGTAGAGAAGTATGAAAGCTCGAAATCATTTTCGACTTGTCTGTTCCGTGTTGCCATCAATCATTGTTTGATGGATTGGCGCAAGAAGAAACAGTATGGGATGAATTACGTGAGAGTTTTGAGGCTGATAGCCCCAAGCCCGAAAATCATAGAATTTTAAGCAGAGCTGTAATTTTGAGAACTCTATGTTTAATGAACTTGTGTGTAGGGATACGTATTCTGGCTTATTCTGATTAATATAATTTTCTCAATAAAGAAGACATCGTTAAGGATGTAGTATCTGATGGAATGAATTTGCTCGGTTAAAATACAAACAAGCCTGGCAGAATGCTACCAGGCTTCTTCGTCAGAGCATACCCACCGGCTGGGAGTCCTTCCGAGAAACGATTCCTCGTTTTGCAGAGGGACACCTTACAGTGGGGAGTCATCAACGAATCTATAGTTGCCATTGATATCGACAACTAAAACTGCACGATGATCTTTGGAGAAAATAATCAGGTTTCCTCCCTTTAATGTGAACTTACATGTGCTACCAATGTGAGCTGCGCTTTTTCCTGATAACATTGTTGTGAATGCTTTAGGCTCTCCTACCTCCATACCAATTCCTCCTGATGCTGTAGGTGGCGAGTTATGACCTGGGTTTTTTAGTGAACCAGTTTTCCCATGTATATATGTCCATTTCCCATAAATCTTTTGCGTGTAATGAGATGTGAGATAGGTGCCTCTCACCTCACCAGACTGATATTTAGTCACTTCTTTTTCTTTTTCTGCTTTTTCTGGTACTAATGTGTTTTTATTTTCCTTCAAAGAGTAACTACCATCTGTATTAAGAATGACATTTTCTTCTTCCCCAGCAGGAACGATAATGCTATGCATGGTTACAGTAGTTATGCCCCCGTCAGAGTGAGTATAGCTATAAGTTTCTTCTATCGGCTGATTTAGTATAGTTTCTGTTTCTTGGATAGTTTGTCTACTCTCAATTTTTTGATTAATCTTTTCTAAAGCTAGTGACTGCTCAGAAAATATTTTGGGAATAGTTTTTTCCACATTTGTTTCTTGAGCCATAGCCATTGAGGGCAACATCAAAATAGCAGCCGAAAAAATCGCAATAATGGGTTTTATAATTTTTTTCATGATTTACCTCCATTTTTTAATAAATTATGGTAATAATAGGTATAGCTGTTTTTTTCCAAGGAGTGGTTGAGAAGATGATCCTATTTTTGATTGACTATTTGTTGAAGATATTTCTAATAAGTTTTGGCGTATATTTTTTACTGAATATTCTTCAGATTCTTCGACAAAGAAATTCTATAAGACAAAAGGGAAACGCTGAGCTTGTAAAAGTACTAAAAGATATTTCTAATGCTTTAGAAAAAAAAGAATAACTTTTTCTAACTAGGGTGCTTCTCAACGCTAAAAAACAGCTTGAGGAACACCTTGATTTGTTTTTCAAAGTCTTTAGTTGAGTATAAGGAATGATCTTCTAGATAAATCTTCATTACGAGTAACTTTTGACTAAATTCGATATCTTCTTTTTATGGGGTTGTGCTTCTCGATAACTTGTACATTCACATTTAACTAAAGGGTCTGAATTGCCCCATACTAGCATGATACCAGCCTCCTAGATGATCTTGTGTTTTGTAGTATGTGTAAATCCGAATGGCAAATTCTGATTACTTACCTCCTTTCATCTAATTCACAACACTCATCATTGATGTACTGTTTCTACTTATTTGCACCCTAATATTAACAACAAAATCAATTGATGTAAATAAATGTTAAAAAATAAACTTTTAAGCTTTTTTCCTAACATGGTTTGTTTTTCTAACAAAAAAATGATCCCCCATTTTACTTCAGAATGGGGGATCATTTTTTGATTTTATGCACCAATTTGGTCTGACATTTGCTTGATATATCCGGTATTTTCTTGAACAGGATGCAAGTTTGCACTTAACAATCCAAGGGTCATCATTACAGATAAAGATAAAATGGCAAGACGTTTCTTCACACGAAAACACCTCCGATCCAAATGTTGAAAAATAATAAATTCATAGTATACTCATTACTAATTAATGTCAATTTTTGAAAATTAAATCAATATTTGGAGTGATTTTGGTGAATGTGATTGGCAGTCAAATTAAACAAATCCGAATGAAACTAAATATGACACAAGGGGATGGGATATGCAGTCGTAGTTATATTAGTCAATTAGAAATGGGGTATTCATTGCCATTACCTGATCTACTTACCAAAATAGCTGAACGTTTACAAGTGCCTATGTCAGAGCTTTACGAAGACTGTAACCGAGAGGAAGTTATAAAAGTAAATATACATAGGAATATTCGTGGTCTTATTGCCAATATTGAGGTATGTGACTGGAAAAAAGCACACAAGTATCTCTTTCGGCTTTCTGACGTGCAGCTAAACCAAGAAGAAAAAAGTATCTATGTATGGGGCAAAGGTGCTCTTGCACGATCCGAACAACACTTCTACCAGTCAGCAGCATATTTTTTAGAAAGTATCGAACTAGTGAGAGAAGCAAGTGATCCTGATCCATTACTTCTTATTCGTCCTTTGACTTCGCTAGGAGAACTATATGCCTCCATTGAACAACCTGAAAAGGCTATTTCTCATCTATATGAAGCACAAAAGCTAGCCCTCCAGCATGACATACATGGAATACCTCTAGTTACTCTTTACTACGCCCTTGGATATATGCATGAAAGACTTGGTGAATACCACTCTGGCCTAGAAAGATTCCGGCAGGCTGAGAAATTAAATATAGGCTACTCGTCACTTTACAAAAGTGGAGACATTTATATGGGAATAGGCGTATGTTTGAGACATCTGAAGCAGTATGAAGAAGCAGAACAAGCTAACCGGAAGGCATTAAATATTTTAGAATATTATAATGATCCAAAAAAAGAAGCAAGAATCGCAGGGGTAAATAACAACTTAGGGATCATTTATAGATGTACAGAAAAATATGATCTAGCTATTTCACATCTTCAAAAAGCTATTGAGATCCATAAAAGAATTGGATCGATCCACTGGCTTAACAATTCATGTATCGAACTTGCCAAAGTGTATAATCAATTAGGGAGATATGAAGAAGCAAAGTCTATATGCGAGGAAGTCATTGTTAATTACACTACAGAACATATATTAGCTGAAGCCTACTTAACAATAGCAGACTCTCTTTGTCATGTAGGTGAAAAAAGCCAAGCACTGGATTCAATAGAAAATGCCTTAGCTTATTTTTCACGAAAAACAAATAACCGATTCTTTGTAAAAGCTTCTAGCTTGGCTACTAAAATGGCATTACTATTTGGGGAAGAAGTAACTCATATTTATGATAAATACTTAGCAGCTCCTGGTGTTAAATAACAATACCATTAACAACCTGCTCTGGAATACCTGGGCTTCTTATTTGATTGATAGAGTTCAACTTAAAAGTATACGAGAATGATTAAAGAAATTTTTTAAAAATAGTTGATTACCTTCTTAAGTCATTAATATAAAAAAGAGAGAAATATTCTCCCCTTTGTTACATTGAACTTCTAATAAGAGTTGCTATATACATGCTTTAAGTAAGGAAATATGTAAAGCGTTTTTTACCTGTTTCAAAATAACATCCTATAGAAGAGCTTTGTAATTTAAATGAATTCAGATCAAGAAAATTTGTTTAGCCCCAAAATGATGCTGGTATACACCTCCTTATCATAAATGGGATTTCACGGGCCTTTCATGTCTGACTCGTTACAGGAGATAAGCGGTAAATAAGAAAAAATAATTGTAGAATTAAAAATACGAACTACAGAAAGCGGGGATAAGCATGAAGGCAGTACCTTACTTCTCTCA
This is a stretch of genomic DNA from Brevibacillus laterosporus DSM 25. It encodes these proteins:
- a CDS encoding sigma-70 family RNA polymerase sigma factor, which produces MGNSEEDAKDYVQAVFISAYKHVEKYESSKSFSTCLFRVAINHCLMDWRKKKQYGMNYVRVLRLIAPSPKIIEF
- a CDS encoding tetratricopeptide repeat protein, with amino-acid sequence MKIKSIFGVILVNVIGSQIKQIRMKLNMTQGDGICSRSYISQLEMGYSLPLPDLLTKIAERLQVPMSELYEDCNREEVIKVNIHRNIRGLIANIEVCDWKKAHKYLFRLSDVQLNQEEKSIYVWGKGALARSEQHFYQSAAYFLESIELVREASDPDPLLLIRPLTSLGELYASIEQPEKAISHLYEAQKLALQHDIHGIPLVTLYYALGYMHERLGEYHSGLERFRQAEKLNIGYSSLYKSGDIYMGIGVCLRHLKQYEEAEQANRKALNILEYYNDPKKEARIAGVNNNLGIIYRCTEKYDLAISHLQKAIEIHKRIGSIHWLNNSCIELAKVYNQLGRYEEAKSICEEVIVNYTTEHILAEAYLTIADSLCHVGEKSQALDSIENALAYFSRKTNNRFFVKASSLATKMALLFGEEVTHIYDKYLAAPGVK